From the Mycobacterium sp. 155 genome, the window CGTCACCCCGAGATCACCGCACACGCGGTCACGGGAACAGACTGGTTCGGTCTGCTGCACTCGGTAGCCGACGCCATCGACCCACGCCAGCTGGCCGAGCTACGCGAGGTTCAGCAGCACATCCGCCACGCGCGACGCGACGGCGCCGACGAGTTCGTCTGGTGCCGAGCAGTCACTCCGCCGGCGCCGGTAGCGACCCGGACCGCTTCCGACGCCGAGACCGAGCCTCCCGCAGGCAACTTCACTCACGTCATTCGAGGTATCTGCACCGCTGTCGCCGAAGGCGAGGTGCAGCCCGGCGACACCATCTCCGCACACCACATCGCCCGGAAATGTGGTGTCTCCCCGGGCCGCGTTGCCGATACCCTCGCGCAGCTGGCGGAAGAAGCTCTGGTCGACAAACACGCCGGCCGTTACCTGTTGCCCGTTCCCACGCCCCGCGATGTCATCGAGACTTATACCGCTCGCAGCCTGCTCGGCACCGTGATCACCCGGCGGCTGGCCTCCACGCGCATCGAACTGCCGCCGGTTGTGGACGAGTATTTTGCCGGATTGGTTCGATGCGACGAACTCGGACGCGTCTACGAGGCCGGCGACCTCGACCTGGATCTGCAGGACGAGTTGGCGACGACGGCGGCGATGCCGCGGATCGGATCGATGTTCATCCGGTTGACCCTGCAATTGCGGCTGTTCGTCACGATTTTCGGATTGAACTACCGCTATCCGACCGATGAGATCATCAGGGATGACCGTCGAATCCTCGACGAGATCCGGCGCCGCGATCTGGACGGAGCCGTCAGCGCATGGCATAGCAAGATCGACAACTGCGCACGCTTCATGCTCACCCATCTCCGCCCGATCCAATGACGCCCAGCGTTCATGGAACCCGTGTCGCCACGCCTCAAATGTTCTGACTCAAGCGGTCGCCGCATATTGACACTTTGCCTCCGTCGCCGAGTATCTGACGAAGGATGCAAGTCGATTGGAGGTAATCGCGCCGATCATCAAGCACCGGGCGTTCTCTGACATCAGTCCCGCCGCCGAGACCGGTCTTCCGGTCGGCATCAAATCCGGTTGAGGTCTACCGTCTTTCGCCGACCAAGCCGGTGGATCAGGGCCGGCGTCGGCAACGGCTCGGTGAACCCTTCGCTGTTCTGGGAGACTTCATGACTGAAAAGCGGTTAGATAAACCCGGTTTCGTTGTTGTCCGGTGGGGCACACACGGCGCAGCCTATATCCGCTTGCCGATCTACGCCGTTCGGGACGCCGCACTGGCCGCCCTCATCAACGAGACCTGCGAGCTGGTCGTCGCGTGGAAAGGGACGGACACCGACACTCTCGCTGGGATCAGCGAACACAGCTGGAGCACGGCACGGAAGCACTGACTGGGATCAGACCCCCTTCGGAGGCGCAGCCGGACCCCAAGCCGAAGCGGAACCTCGCGAGGCGGAGCTGTTCACCATGACGCCCGGTCAGCGTTGATCGCCGCCGGCGATCGGCGGTGCCCACCCGGTGATGTAGGACGCCTTGTCGAAGTCCAGGAGGTGAGGAGGCAATATTTACGAATAGCTAGCCGGAACAATGCTGATCCTGGCCATGGCGACGAGAAACAGGCGAGGATTAAACCATGAAAATCACTGCAGTCGAGGCGATTCCGTTCGTCATCCCATTTCTCAAGCCGGTGAAGTTCGCCTCGGGTGAGGTATATACCGCCGACCATGTATTGGTCCGCGTGCACACCGACGACGGCGTCGTCGGGGTCGCCGAGGCGCCGCCCAGGCCGTATACCTACGGCGAAACGCAGGCCGGGATCGTCGCTGTCATCGAGCAGATCTTCGCGCCCGCGCTGGTCGGGCTACCCCTTACCGCTCGCGAGATCGCGGGTAAACGGCTGTCTCGCACGGTGGGGAACCCGACCGCCAAGGCGGCGATCGACATGGCGATGTGGGATGCATTGGGCCACACCCTCGGTTTATCGGTCGGCGACATGCTCGGTGGCTACACCGACCGCATGCGGGTCAGCCACATGCTGGGTTTCGATGATCCGGAGCGCATGGTCGCCGAAGCCGAGCGAATGCGAGACATCTACGGCATCGGCACATTCAAGGTCAAGGTCGGTCGTCACCCGGTGTCGTTGGACACCGCGGTGGTTCGCGCGCTGCGAGCGCGGTTCGGGGACTCGGTCGAACTCTACGTCGACGGTAACCGCGGTTGGTCTTCGTCGGAATCGTTACGCGCAATGCGCGAAATGTCGGATCTGGGACTGCTTTTCGCCGAGGAGCTGTGTCCGGCCGACGATGTGTTGGGGCGGCGCTGGCTGGTCGGCCAGCTCGACATCCCGTTCATCGGCGACGAATCCGTGCCGACACCCGCCGACGTGACCCGTGAGGTGCTCGGTGGGGCGGCCACCGCGATCAGCATCAAGACGGCACGCACCGGCTTCACCACCTCCACCCGGGTGCACCACCTGGCAGAGGGCCTCGGGGTGGAGTTGGTGATGGGCAACCAACTGGACGGCCAGATCGGAAGTGCCTGCTCGGTGGCCTTTGGTACCGCGTTCGAGCGCACGTGCCGTTACGCCGGCGAACTGTCCAACTACCTCGACATGAGCGATGACCTGCTGAGTGTGCCCCTGCAGATCACCGACGGTCAGCTGCAACGCAGCACAGGTCCGGGACTGGGTATCGAGATCGACCCGGACAAGCTCGCCCGCTACCGCACCGACAAGTGAGACCGTCACCAACCTGCGACGGGAATATCCGGGATGCCAGGGTTAGCGGATATGCAGCGACGCGGTGGGAATTAGACGTCGGACGGCTCGTTGACACCTTCTTGTTCGGCGGCGCGTGAGCCGCGTTCCTCCGACTGCACCGCGGAAGCGGGTGCCGACCAGCTGGCCAGCATGCGCAGCTTCTCATCCGACTCGCTGCCGGGAGTGGCGGTGTAGCCGTTGAGGATGAAGCGGTCATCACCGGTGGAGCGGACGTCAAGGGAGTCGTAGGCGAGGTCGATGGCGCCGACGATGGGGTGATTGAAGTGTTTGAGCCCGGTGCTGTGGTTGCGGACATTGTGGGCACCCCAGCGACTGCGGAAATCCTCGCTGCGGGTCGCGAGTTCGCCGACGAGGTCGGTGAGGTCTTTGTTGTACGGGTCGCGGCCGGCCTCGGCGCGCAGCAGCGCGACGGTGGTGTCCATTGACCCCGCGTAGTCGGGGAAGAAATCGACAGCGCGTGCGTCGAGGAAGTTGAACCGGGCGATGTTGGCTTTCCAGCCGGGCTCGTCCAGCACCGGGGCGTACAGCGCCCGGCCCAGGGCGTTGGTGGCGATGATGTCCAGCCGTCCGTTGCGGATGAATGCGGCCGCTCCGGTCATCGCGTCAAGCAGCTGCTGCAGGCTCTCGGGCAGCTTGGCGGATGTGCGCCGGCGCGGAGTACGTGCGGGTTTGGCGGCACGAGCCAGATGGAACAGGTGGGCGGTCTCGGCGTCGTCGAGCAAGAGCGCGCGGGCGACGGCGGACAGTACGTCGTCAGAGACACCGCGGATGTGGCCCTTCTCGAGGCGGGTGTACCAGTCGGTGCTCACCCCGGCGAGCACTGCGACTTCTTCACGGCGTAGTCCGGGAACCCGCCGTTGAGTACCGCCGGCTGGGAGCCCGACCTGTTCGGGGGTGATCCGAGCGCGGCGGGTGGCGAGGAAGTCGCGGATGTCGGTTCGGTCTGGGATACCGCTGGTGTTCACTCTTTCGACGGTACGACGGGCCGCCTTGGTGATGGGGGTTGTGTTTGTACCCCCTCTGACTCGACCTGCCGCGCGGGGCCCAGACGGCGTTCTCTGGTTGGTGGCTGCGGTCTCCGCCCTGATCGCGTCTCTGTCCCCGGCCGCACCACCCAACACCACGAGGAGCCCTGATGACCGATCCTTGGCCGACAGATGTTCTAGACCGGTTCGGCACGGCTGAGGAGATCGAGATCAGCACCCGCCGGGTTGACGGTTCCCTGCGCGGGGACGATCGCACGGCCGTCGACGCCGCCTACCGTGCCATCGCCACCACTCTGCGCGTCACGCCGCAGATCTGATCAGGAACATCCCCGATGAAAGGAACCGATCACATGACCGACCAACAGAACACCGGCTGGACCGGCGGACAGAATGTGTTCGGTGATTTCGCCCCCGGCATGGTGCATTACACCGACCGCGTGCTTTTCGACGAGGTGTGGGAACGGCCCGGCCTGTCCAAACGCGACCGCAGCCTGATCACCGTCGCCGCGCTGACCGCTATGGGCAAGGCTGAACAGCTGACCTTCCACCTCGACTACGCCCGCCGCAACGGCGTCACTGAAGAAGAGCTGAAAGAGGCCATCTTGCACCTGGCCTTCTACACCGGCTGGCCCAACGGGATGTCCGCCATGTCCGTCGCCAAGAAGGTCTTCACCGACGACGAGAAAGAGAACTGACATGGACGATTACACGTCCCTCGGGTCGACTGGGGTGCAGGTATCTCCGTTGTGCTTCGGCGCCATGTCGTTCGGTGCTGAGGCCGACGAACAGATCTCGGCGGCGATGTACCGACGGGTGCGCGACGCCGGCATCAACTTCTTCGACACCGCCGACGTCTACGGCGGCGGCGCATCGGAGGAGATTCTCGGCCGGCTGATCAAGGACGAACGCGACGACGTGGTGATCACCTCGAAGGTGTTCTACCCGACCGGCACCGACCCGAACGCCTGCGGGCTCTCTCGCCGGCACATCGGTCTTGCCGTCGACGCCAGCTTGCGGCGCCTCGGTACCGATTGGATCGACGTCTATTTGGTGCACGCCTTCGACGAGAAGACCCCGATCGAGGAAACGCTCCGTGCCTTGGATCAGGCGCAGCGATCGGGCAAAATCCTCCACCTCGGTGTCAGCAACTGGGCCGCCTGGCAGATCGCGCTCGCTCTCGGTATCTCTGCCCGCGAAGGTCTGGGCCGGTTCCAGGTCATTGAGCCGATGTACAACCTGGTTCGCCGACAGGCCGAGGTCGAGATTCTGCCACTGGCGCAGGCGCAGCAGCTCGGCGTCATCACCTACAGCCCGCTGGGCGGTGGACTTCTCACCGGCAAGTACACGAGCACCAGCAAGCCGTCGACCGGGCGGCTGATCGAAAATGCCCGCTACACCGACCGATTCGGTCTCGACAGCGACTTCACCACCGCGGAACAGTTCACCGCGCTGGCCGCCGAACTCGACGTCGCCCCGGCAGCCCTCGCCGTGGCGTGGGCGATGGCCAACCCTGCTGTCACCGCACCGATCATCGGCGCCCGCAACCTCGACCAGCTCGAAGGCTCCCTCGCCGCACTCGATATCAAGATGACCGCGGAGCTGTACCACCGGGTCACCGGTCTGTCCGCTACTCCTGCCCCGGCAACCGACCGCACCGAGACTCTCAAGCCAGGCTGGACCTGACGCGGAAAATCACCAAAACCACTATGTACCTTCGCAGTACAGATCAGTACCAACCCGCCACCCTTGGCGGCGCCGTATCCGGCGGAAGCGTCGAGTTGACCAGCCCGCCGGATTCAGTCAAATACCTGCGCTGGACCTCTATTCCCCGGTGAACTGCGGGGGGCGCTTCTGGAACATTGCGGTGACGGCCTCGGCCAGGTCCTTCGACGGCAGGAACGCCGAGTTCCAGGCCGCCACATAGCGCAGGCTCTCCGACACCTGGGCGATGCGTTGCTGATCGAGCACGTCCTTGACCCCTGCGACCGTCAGCGGCGGATTGGCCGCGATCTCGGCGGCGGTGGCGTGAGCGGCCGCCAGCGAGGCCTCGGCATCGGCGTAGATGTCGTTGACCAGGCCGATCTTCTCGGCGCGCGCTGCGTCGATGTCCTTACCGGTCAGAACGAGTTCCCGCAGATGCCCGTCGGACAGGATCAGCGGCAGTCGGGCAAGGCTGCCGACGTCGGCGACGATCGCCAGCTTGGTCTCGCGTACCGAGAATTTCGCGTCGGCGCTGGCGTAGCGGATGTCCGCGGCACTGATCAGGTCGACGCCGCCGCCGATGCACCAACCGTGGATGGAGGCGACGGTCGGAGTCCGGCTATCGGCCACCGCGGTGATCGCGGCCTGCATTCCCCGCAGCTTCTTGTGGAACTCGGCTCGGGCCTTGGCGCCCGCGTCGAGGCCCGGGAGAGTAGCGCCCATGGCGGGTAGATCCAGCCCGTAGCTGAAGTTCTTGCCCGAACCGGTGAGCACGATGGCGCGCACCTCTGGATCGGCGTCGAGTGTGCCGAACACCTCGGGCAGCTCCGCCCAGAACGCCGGGCCCATCGCGTTGCCCTTACCGGGCCCCAGCAGGGTGACCTGGGCGACGCGGCCCTTGACGTCGACGGAAACGGACTCATAGGTGTCAGCCATGCTGGCGACACTACCCAACCGGTCGGTCGGGTCGTACGTCCAGTCGCTGCCGTTCCGACGAGACGCGCGCGAAACGCAACATTGCCGGCGACGCCCGGCCGGGACAATATCGAGTATGGACGAACTCGAATCCGCCGAGGCAACGCTGGCTGTACTGCAAGGGGTTCTTCAAGGCATCACCGCCGGGGACTTGGCTCGGCAGACGCCCTGTCGAGAATTCGACGTGGCTGCCCTGACCGATCACCTGCTCAACTCGATCACGGTGATCGGGGGAGCCGCCGGCGCCGATATCCCGGTCCGCGACCTGGACACCCCCGTGCGTCATCAGGTTCTCGCAGCGGCGCAACCCGCCGTGGCGGCGTGGCGGCAGCGGGGTGTCGACGGGACTGTCCCGTTTGGTGACGGTGAGGCACCTGCGGCGATGATGGCCCGCATCCTCTCCCTCGAATTCCTGGTTCACGCATGGGACTACGCCCAAGCTGTCGGCAAGCCCGTCGAGGTGTCAGACGCGCAAGCGGAACCCGTTCTGCAGTGGGCCCGGGAGATCATCACGCCCGACGGGCGGGTGCGCGCCGGCTTCGACGATTCGATCGAGATCGTGGCGGACTCGACGGCGCTGGACCGGCTGCTGGCATTCACCGGCCGCCGGCCCGCACTCCCAGCTTGAAATCCAAGTGCAGCCGGTTTCAGAACCGCCCAGAACGCGTCGGAGGTGCGGCGTCGGTCACTGTTGTCCGATCCAGCGTCGCGCGAATTCGAGGAATGCGTCGTTCTCGTGCGGGGCACCGATGGTGGCGCGCACACCGTCGGCACCGTACGGCCGGACGACCAGTCGGTTGTCGGCGGCCCGTGCCACGAAATCCGTGGTGCGCTCGGCCAGGGGCAACCAGACGAAGTTGGCTTGTGACTGCGGCAGTGTGAATCCGGCCTCACGCAACGCGGCGGTCACCCGGGCGCGTTCGGCGACGACGGTGTCCGTGCGGGCCAGCAGTTCGTCGGCGGCGTTGAGGCAGGCGATGGCGGCGGCCTGCGACAGACTGGTGGCGCTAAACGGCACATATACCTTGCCGAGCGCAGCGACGATGTCCGGGTCGGCCACGGCGTAGCCGACCCGTAACCCGGCCAGTCCGTAGGCCTTCGAGAAGGTACGCAGGACAACCACATTGGGGTGGGTCCGGACCAGGCCGAGGCTGTCGGGTACCAGGCCGTCACGAATGTATTCGACGTACGCCTCGTCGAGCACGATCAGGATGTCCGACGGGACCGCGGCCACGAACCGGGCCAGGGCCTGCGGGGCGACGACCGTGCCAGTCGGGTTGTTCGGGTTGCAGACGAAGATCAGCCGGGTCCGGTCGGTGATGGCGGCCAGCATGGCGTCCAGATCGTGGGTGTGATCACGCAGCGGCACCTGCACCGGGGTGGCGCCGGCGGTCCGTACCTGCAGCGGATAGATCTCGAAACTGCGCCAGGCGAACAGCACCTCGTCGCCGACGGTCGAGGTGATCTGGATCAACTGCTGGCACAAGCTCGCCGAGCCGCAGCCCACCGATATGTGCCCAGGCGTGAAATCGGTGTGCTTGGCCAGTTGTTCCCGAAGATCGCTGTAGCCGTTGTCCGGGTACCGGTTGAGGTTGTCCATGGCCTCGGTGATCGCCGCTCGGACACTCGGTAGCGGACCGTGCACGGTTTCGTTGCTTGCGATCTTGATTGCGCCGGGAACCGTCTTGCCGGGTGTGTAGGCGGGAATGTGGTCCAACACGGGGCGCAAACGGGCGGTCACCTGACCAGCATAGGGTGGCCGAAATGCCGCTTTGCTTCTAGCGGTCAGGCATGTGTAGGCTTGCCCCTCGGCGGTTCCGGGGACCGGTCTGAAAGCCAGATTGGGTCCGGTACTCTCAAGAAGTTCAGGAGGCGTGCCAGAGCGGCCGAATGGGGCTCACTGCTAATGAGTTGTCCCCCTCAAAGGGGACCGGAGGTTCAAATCCTCTCGCCTCCGCCACGGTTGATCCGTCAACCGCACAACTGAATATGTGCAAGCGCCCGTAGCTCAACGGATAGAGCATCTGACTACGGATCAGAAGGTTAGGGGTTCGAATCCCTTCGGGCGCACTTCAAGTATCGGCAGAGACGACTCCCGCGGCACCAGCACCATGCCCCGGGAGTCGCTACTTTCCTGCCCCGCCTCCGACCGCGCTCGTCCCAGACGCGGTGACAGGTGGAGCTGCCGGGAGTGCCCGTACTCGCGTGGGGATTTGTTGGCAAATTGCCGTGAAGCATTGCGCTGACCAGTCATCCGGAGCAGTCGAGCCAAGCGGAGTCGGTTGTACCTTGGAAATGCGATAGTAGTTTTCAAGGTTGGCGCGCGTAGATGGACGTTGAGAGACTTCGTGAAAGTCCGGTAGGGCATGTGGTGCCCATATCGGGTTACGACTCGCGGTTCGGTGAGCAGTACGACTACTTCGCGTTCGTCCCGAACCCTCTCCCGCCTCAGTTGGTGCTCGATGCGGCAACCTACGCGGCGCTTCCCGACGTGTTCGAGGCAGACTTCCTCGCAGTTATACGGGGTGTCATATCAGGCAGCGAACACGGCGATCGCAAAGCTGGTCGATCGGAAAATTCTGAGGCAGCGCACATCGGGCCGATACGACAGGATCTTCCAGTGCGACGCGGTGATGGCTGTGCTGGAGTACTGAGCGTCTGACTCTGGAGCAGAAGGTTAGGGGACGACGACTGCGATTGTGGCCGATCCGGGCGCACGACAAAGTCACCCAATGAGAAAGGTCGACGTGCCACGCTCCAGCTAGGGGAGAAGCGTGGCACGCCGACCTAGGTCAGAGTAAACGTGAAATCAGTTCATGTTCCAGGGGTCGCCGTAGGTGGTGACGCTGTCACCGGTGGAGGCGATCAGACGGGCGAACGGACGCAGCAGCACACCACCGGCGGCACCGGTCACGGTGCCATGAGCGTTGGAGACCGCCACCCCGCCGGCCGGGCCCTTGACGTCCACCGAGAAGGTCGCAACCTCCTGGATACCCGGGCCGTTACCCAGGTCAGCCGAGATCGACACACCGGGGAACAGGTTAGGAGTGATCACCGAGCCCAGCGGGGAAAAGCCACCGCCCAGCGGCGGCGGTGCGATCGATGCGTCGTCGAGCAGGATGTTCGGGGTGGTGTAGCTGAAGTTGATGCCCACACCCAGGGACCACGGGAAGCCGATCTGATAGCCCAGTTCCAGCGTGCCCGCGAAGTCATCGGCACCGGGGCCCTCGACGTGGTACTTGGCCCGACCGGAATGGAACCACTCACGGGTCAGCCGGTTACGGTCCAGGGGAAACACCCCATTGAGGAAGGTGTCCCACTGCTGAACCGTCAAGGTCCGATCCTGGCCATCGACCAGACTCAGCTCATTATCCAGACCTGCATGCGCGGTCCCGGCGCCGGTGAATAGCGCTGCGAAGCCAGCGACCGCGGTTGCCATCGCAACCACCAACGCGGCCAGCATCCGACTGAATGCTTTCATGTCTCTTCCTGTCGCCAGTTGTCGTTGTGGGCGCCCGGGACGGTAGGTCTCGAACGGGTCTCGATTAGGATTCGGTGAGGTTTCCCTCAGAGATACAGCACCGTACACCTCTGCTGTCTCTTCTGCACCACGTACGGTGGATTTTGTGCGGTTGCTCCTCATCGCAGACACTCACGTCCCCACCCGCGCTCGCGATCTTCCGGCTCCGGTCTGGGAAGCGGTGGGCGCCGCTGATGTCGTGATCCATGCCGGCGACTGGGTGGAGCCCGCTTTGCTCGACGCGCTGAGTGGCCGCGCCCGGCAGCTCGTGGGCTGTTGGGGCAACAACGACGGCGCCGAATTGCGGCGACGGCTACCCGAGCGCGCGGACGTGACGCTGCAAGGGGTGCGGTTCACCATCGTGCACGAGACTGGCGCGGCGACCGGACGTGAGGCCCGGATGGCCAAGTCTTATCCGGATACCGATGTGCTGGTGTTCGGGCACAGTCACATTCCGTGGGACACCACGGCGAAAACTGGTCTCCGCCTGTTGAATCCGGGATCGCCCACCGATCGACGGCGTCAGCCGTTCTGCACCTATATGACTGCAGATGTCGTCGGCGGAGTTCTTTCTGGCGTCACCCTGCACGAACTCTGACGAGCTCATCCGAGACCGCCGCGGTGTTACATGCGCGGTGCGGAAATCATCAGCGCCCGGCCACTCGATGCCGCCAGCGTGGCTATTTTGACCAACATAGGCATATGGGTGTGCTAAATCGAAATCTTATATTGACAAGTGACATGAGTTGGGCCACGGTAATGTCATGGGAAATCAGCAGCGCTACGACGTCGTCGTCGTGGGCGCCGGCATCGTAGGCCTGGCGCACGCGTATCACGCCCACGAACGTGGCCTGAGCGTTGCCGTCATCGACCACGCCGAGGGCGTCGTCGGCGCATCGGTGCAGAACTTTGGCCACGCCTGCATCACCGCACAGTCCGGTGTTGCCCGCGATTACGCGCGAGCGGGCCGCAGGCACTGGCTCGACCTGTCGCGTAAGGCCGGTTTCTGGTCGGCGCAGGCCGGAACTTACTGCGTGGCCCGCCATGCGGACGAACTCGCGGTGATGCATGAGTTCGCCCCCACTCGCTCCGAAGATGAAGTGGTGCTGCTGGATCGCGAACAGATCCTGAGCCGCATCCCGGTGGCCGAAGCGGGCGTCACCGGCGGTATGTACCTGCCCAACGACGTACAGGTCGACCCGCGCACAGCGGCTCCGTCGATCGCCCGGTGGCTGGCCCGCGAGGGTGTCGAATTCTATTGGCGCACAGCGGCAACCAGCTTCGCCCAAGGCGTCGTGAACACCTCGCGCGGGCCGGTCTCCGCCGGCGCCACGTTCGTCACCGTCAACGACGACATCGACCGGCTGTTCCCCGGCTTGGCCGAACGCGACGGGCTGCTGCGTTGCCGGCTGCACATGCTGCGCGCCCGCCTGCCACTCACTTTCACGCTGCCGGCGCCGCTGTTCACCGGCTGGTCACTGCTGCGCTACTCCGGATTCGAGAATCTGCCGAGCACCCAGGCGGTGGCCGACCGGTTGCGTGCGGAGTACCCGGGATACGTCGCCATCGACCTGCATCAGATGTACACCCCGCAGCCCGACGGATCCCTGCTCATCGGCGACACTCACTATCGCGACGTGTCCGCACCCGCGTTCCAGTCCGAGGAAGGTTTCACCGCACTCGTCGATGAGGCGCGGAAGTTGTTCGGAGTCAACGATATCGAGATCAGTGAGCGATGGCAGGGGGTGTACTGCTCGGCACCCGGCCAAGAATTCCTGATCGAGGAGCCGATCGAGGGAACCCACGTCGTGACCGTGACGACCGGCATCGGCATGACTACCAGCATGGGACTGGCCCGTAGCAGCGTCGACAACGCATTAGTGCGCGACAGTGCTGACCCGGTGATCATCGCAAACCCCTGACCGAACCCACTGAAAGAGAAACACCATGACCGACAACACAAATCAGCCGATCAGCCTCGTCGTCTTCGACATGGCCGGCACCACGGTCGAAGACACCGGACTGGTCCAGCAGTCGTTCCTGGCCGCCGACAGCCACGCCGGGTTGTCGAAGACCGACGCCGATCGCGAGGAGATGCTGCGCTACGTCAGCGACACCATGGGGCAGTCCAAGATCGTCGTGTTCCGGCACCTGGCCCGCGGCAACGAGGAACAGGCGCAGGCCGCCAACAAAGAGTTCGAGCGCTGCTATGCGCAGCTGGTCGCCGAGGGCAACTGCAGCCCGATCCCGGGCGCCGAGGATGTCATCACGTCGCTGCGGTCCCGCGGCATCAAGACTGCGCTGACAACGGGATTTGCCCGTGAGACCCAGTCGGCCATCATCGACGCGCTGGGTTGGCAGAACCTTGCCGACGTGGTGCTGTGCCCGGAGCCGGGAGTTCGCGGGCGGCCTTACCCGGATATGCCGCTGACCGCGCTGATGCGTACCGAGACCGATTCCGTGTCATCGATGATCGTCTTGGGTGACACCTCATCCGACGTCATCAGCGGGCTGCGTGCCGGCGCACGCGCCTCGATCGGTGTGCTGACGGGTGCGCACGACACCGCCCAGCTGTCGGCGGCGGGCGCGACACACATTCTCAACAGTGTTGCCGATCTGCCCACCCTGGTGGCCAGGCTCGGCTGACAGCTCTTCCAGCTGATTCCGCGCCGGAACCGAAATCTTTCGCCTATGTCCGTGCGTCGATGGTCTTGGCGTTGACGATGCTGAACGCGACCAACTCGGGACGATAGCGGTCGTCGGCGTATTCGAAGACCTGGCCGTTCTGATCCCGCGAGGTGCGGCGCTCCCGCAGCAGAGGGCCGCCGACATCGATGCCGAGGTTCTCGGCATCGACCTCGGTAGCCGCTACCGCGTCGAGCACATGCTCCATCGAATCGAAGTACACTCCGCGGCCGGCCAAATAGTCCGTCATCGAGCCGGAGTCCGTGTCGAAGTCGAACAACATCGAGCCGACAGAATCGACGAAGGTACTGCGCTCGATCATCGCGGGCTCGCCGTCGAGTAGGCGCACGCGCAGCACGTCG encodes:
- a CDS encoding aldo/keto reductase, yielding MDDYTSLGSTGVQVSPLCFGAMSFGAEADEQISAAMYRRVRDAGINFFDTADVYGGGASEEILGRLIKDERDDVVITSKVFYPTGTDPNACGLSRRHIGLAVDASLRRLGTDWIDVYLVHAFDEKTPIEETLRALDQAQRSGKILHLGVSNWAAWQIALALGISAREGLGRFQVIEPMYNLVRRQAEVEILPLAQAQQLGVITYSPLGGGLLTGKYTSTSKPSTGRLIENARYTDRFGLDSDFTTAEQFTALAAELDVAPAALAVAWAMANPAVTAPIIGARNLDQLEGSLAALDIKMTAELYHRVTGLSATPAPATDRTETLKPGWT
- a CDS encoding helix-turn-helix domain-containing protein; translation: MMVAKGPRFSESDRAALLRIAASRQTPQGVATRARAVIDCADLGIAEAARRSSVSRTTAARWWQRYLDAGVEGLRDVSPAGRPPAPDEVVHRVLSCSLDDPPGGRQRWSTRAIAEVTGVSQATVSRIRRHYFPPLQPGAAVLQDFSTSVLDYVDVHRSGCALGFLASNEASPRRTPPAVRLDIVETVICAALLRLPSRGQAETVDDAPDAVTLLERAVERLPSTPAVTLVVNAKLDAAARRWLSRHPEITAHAVTGTDWFGLLHSVADAIDPRQLAELREVQQHIRHARRDGADEFVWCRAVTPPAPVATRTASDAETEPPAGNFTHVIRGICTAVAEGEVQPGDTISAHHIARKCGVSPGRVADTLAQLAEEALVDKHAGRYLLPVPTPRDVIETYTARSLLGTVITRRLASTRIELPPVVDEYFAGLVRCDELGRVYEAGDLDLDLQDELATTAAMPRIGSMFIRLTLQLRLFVTIFGLNYRYPTDEIIRDDRRILDEIRRRDLDGAVSAWHSKIDNCARFMLTHLRPIQ
- a CDS encoding helix-turn-helix transcriptional regulator, whose amino-acid sequence is MNTSGIPDRTDIRDFLATRRARITPEQVGLPAGGTQRRVPGLRREEVAVLAGVSTDWYTRLEKGHIRGVSDDVLSAVARALLLDDAETAHLFHLARAAKPARTPRRRTSAKLPESLQQLLDAMTGAAAFIRNGRLDIIATNALGRALYAPVLDEPGWKANIARFNFLDARAVDFFPDYAGSMDTTVALLRAEAGRDPYNKDLTDLVGELATRSEDFRSRWGAHNVRNHSTGLKHFNHPIVGAIDLAYDSLDVRSTGDDRFILNGYTATPGSESDEKLRMLASWSAPASAVQSEERGSRAAEQEGVNEPSDV
- a CDS encoding mandelate racemase/muconate lactonizing enzyme family protein; protein product: MKITAVEAIPFVIPFLKPVKFASGEVYTADHVLVRVHTDDGVVGVAEAPPRPYTYGETQAGIVAVIEQIFAPALVGLPLTAREIAGKRLSRTVGNPTAKAAIDMAMWDALGHTLGLSVGDMLGGYTDRMRVSHMLGFDDPERMVAEAERMRDIYGIGTFKVKVGRHPVSLDTAVVRALRARFGDSVELYVDGNRGWSSSESLRAMREMSDLGLLFAEELCPADDVLGRRWLVGQLDIPFIGDESVPTPADVTREVLGGAATAISIKTARTGFTTSTRVHHLAEGLGVELVMGNQLDGQIGSACSVAFGTAFERTCRYAGELSNYLDMSDDLLSVPLQITDGQLQRSTGPGLGIEIDPDKLARYRTDK
- a CDS encoding crotonase/enoyl-CoA hydratase family protein, which gives rise to MADTYESVSVDVKGRVAQVTLLGPGKGNAMGPAFWAELPEVFGTLDADPEVRAIVLTGSGKNFSYGLDLPAMGATLPGLDAGAKARAEFHKKLRGMQAAITAVADSRTPTVASIHGWCIGGGVDLISAADIRYASADAKFSVRETKLAIVADVGSLARLPLILSDGHLRELVLTGKDIDAARAEKIGLVNDIYADAEASLAAAHATAAEIAANPPLTVAGVKDVLDQQRIAQVSESLRYVAAWNSAFLPSKDLAEAVTAMFQKRPPQFTGE
- a CDS encoding carboxymuconolactone decarboxylase family protein, coding for MTDQQNTGWTGGQNVFGDFAPGMVHYTDRVLFDEVWERPGLSKRDRSLITVAALTAMGKAEQLTFHLDYARRNGVTEEELKEAILHLAFYTGWPNGMSAMSVAKKVFTDDEKEN
- a CDS encoding TIGR03086 family metal-binding protein, with translation MDELESAEATLAVLQGVLQGITAGDLARQTPCREFDVAALTDHLLNSITVIGGAAGADIPVRDLDTPVRHQVLAAAQPAVAAWRQRGVDGTVPFGDGEAPAAMMARILSLEFLVHAWDYAQAVGKPVEVSDAQAEPVLQWAREIITPDGRVRAGFDDSIEIVADSTALDRLLAFTGRRPALPA
- the hisC gene encoding histidinol-phosphate transaminase, with product MTARLRPVLDHIPAYTPGKTVPGAIKIASNETVHGPLPSVRAAITEAMDNLNRYPDNGYSDLREQLAKHTDFTPGHISVGCGSASLCQQLIQITSTVGDEVLFAWRSFEIYPLQVRTAGATPVQVPLRDHTHDLDAMLAAITDRTRLIFVCNPNNPTGTVVAPQALARFVAAVPSDILIVLDEAYVEYIRDGLVPDSLGLVRTHPNVVVLRTFSKAYGLAGLRVGYAVADPDIVAALGKVYVPFSATSLSQAAAIACLNAADELLARTDTVVAERARVTAALREAGFTLPQSQANFVWLPLAERTTDFVARAADNRLVVRPYGADGVRATIGAPHENDAFLEFARRWIGQQ